One Peptostreptococcus equinus genomic window carries:
- a CDS encoding helix-turn-helix domain-containing protein — translation MENIYKKYRKASGLTQEVASEKLGISVDSLKRYEMGERIPSNDIAKNMCTTYKDMRLAYDHVCNSEVGKLLLENLVGKDLCCSVLNFINILNNNVVMKDTMIKIASDGVIDCDEIDEWQEAEAAIKSLITSGYEILLRRDKFEQNKNKTCSSNA, via the coding sequence GTGGAAAATATTTATAAAAAATACAGAAAGGCATCTGGTTTGACACAGGAGGTTGCTTCAGAAAAACTTGGAATATCTGTTGATTCTCTAAAAAGATACGAGATGGGAGAGAGAATCCCTAGCAATGATATAGCTAAGAATATGTGCACAACTTATAAAGATATGAGACTAGCATATGATCATGTATGCAATTCTGAAGTTGGTAAACTATTGTTAGAAAATTTAGTTGGTAAAGATCTATGTTGCTCTGTATTAAATTTTATAAACATATTAAATAACAATGTAGTTATGAAAGACACGATGATTAAAATAGCATCTGATGGGGTTATTGATTGTGACGAGATTGATGAGTGGCAGGAGGCGGAAGCAGCTATAAAGTCATTAATAACTAGTGGCTACGAAATATTATTAAGGAGGGACAAATTTGAACAAAATAAAAATAAAACATGTAGCTCAAATGCTTAA
- a CDS encoding helix-turn-helix domain-containing protein — translation MSKINLDFIKEKRKEKNLTLQIMADKLGYKKASTYSNYENGIYTIKADMLPVLANIFGCEIQDFFS, via the coding sequence ATGAGCAAAATAAATCTTGATTTTATTAAGGAAAAAAGAAAAGAAAAAAATTTAACTTTGCAAATAATGGCTGATAAATTAGGTTATAAAAAGGCTTCAACATATTCCAATTATGAAAATGGAATATATACAATAAAAGCCGATATGTTACCTGTTTTAGCAAATATATTTGGATGTGAAATTCAAGACTTTTTTTCTTAA
- a CDS encoding helix-turn-helix domain-containing protein, which translates to MKIGDIIRKLREESSISQLDFSKKININNSVVSRIELNERAVRDDELIKIADFFNVSTDYLLGRTNVRNTVDTFAAHTDSDMSEEAKAELENFKEYLKIKYK; encoded by the coding sequence ATGAAAATAGGAGATATAATAAGAAAATTAAGAGAAGAATCTAGCATCTCACAACTAGATTTTTCTAAAAAAATAAATATTAATAATAGTGTTGTATCAAGGATAGAACTTAATGAAAGAGCTGTAAGAGACGATGAATTAATAAAAATTGCAGACTTCTTTAATGTTTCTACTGATTATTTATTAGGAAGAACAAACGTAAGAAATACTGTTGATACATTTGCTGCACATACGGATTCAGATATGTCTGAGGAAGCTAAAGCAGAATTGGAAAACTTCAAAGAATACTTAAAGATCAAATACAAGTAA